Below is a window of Paraburkholderia azotifigens DNA.
CGCCATGGCGAGCAGCATCTTGCGGAAGTTTTCCGCCTGCGCTTCCTCGCGGCTGCGGAACTCCATCTTGTCCAGCTTCGACAAGCCGTCGACCAGTTCCGCCACCTTCGCGCCGAAACGCTCGGCGAGTTCGGTCTTGGTCACGCCCTGATCTTCCATCACGTCGTGCAGGAGCGCGGCCATGATCGACTGCGCGTCGAGCTTCCATGCCGCGCACGTTTCCGCGACGGCAACAGGATGCGTGATGTAGGGTTCGCCGCTTTGACGGTATTGCCCGAGGTGGGCTTCGTCGCTGAAGTGGAAAGCGGCTTTGACTTCCTTGATCTCTTCCGGGCTCAGATAGCCGGAGAGCGCGGCAGTCAGCTTGGCGATGGAGACGACGTCGTGCCGGCGCGGCTGCTCCGGCGTGGCGGTCGGCCCGAACAGATGGCGAAACGATTGTTCGAGGACCGCGTCGATGTACTTGCGTGCAGACGAAGGCGAGTCGCTTTCGTGTTCGTGGGCAGCGTGGTCCACTTCCGTGGCGGATGGCGAGGGGTTGGTGCTCATGGTCGCCTCCGTTGCGATGGTGCCGGTCTGCACGCGTGGGTGAGTTACATGACGTTCAAACGTTGAAGCGTGCCTTAGACGGGCACCTTCTTCAGCATTTCGACGCCAACCTGGCCAGCCGCGATCTCACGCAACGCGACCACCGTGGGTTTGTCGCGGCTTTCGATTTTCGGCGTGTGGCCTTGAGCGAGCTGACGTGCGCGATAAGTCGCGGCAAGCGCCAGTTCGAAACGATTCGGGATCTGTTTCAGACAGTCTTCGACGGTAATGCGGGCCATGTTGAAAATTCCTTCTCTGTATGTTGGTTATTCTACCTTATGTCCTTCCGACCTCGCCCGTATCACGCGTGCGGCAAGTGAATGCCGAGCTGCATGAAGAGGTCCGTATGGCGCGCGTATTGCGAAGCGAAGCGCGAGCGCGTCGCCGACACGAGGCATTGCAGTTCGGCGAGCGCGCGATCGAAGTTCTCGTTGATCACGACGTACTCCGCTTCCGCTGCGTGCGCCATCTCGCTGCCCGCTGCGAGAAGACGTCGCGTGATCACATTCGGCTCGTCCTGGCCGCGCTTTTTCAGGCGCTCTTCGAGCGCTTCCAGCGACGGCGGCAGGATGAAAATTTCCACGGCATTGCGGAACTGCTTCTTCACCTGCTGCGCGCCCTGCCAGTCGATTTCGAGCAGCACGTCATGGCCGCTTTTCATCTGCTCCTCGATCCACACGCGCGAGGTTGCGTAGTAGTTGCCATGCACTTCCGCGCTCTCGAGAAACTCGCCGGCATCGTGACGCTGCAGGAAGTCTTCGACGGTCGTGAAGTGATAGTGCTCGCCGTCCTGTTCCTTCGGACGCGGCTGGCGCGTCGTGTACGAAATCGACAGACGGATCGCCGCGTCGCTAGCGAGGAGCGCGTTGACGAGCGTCGACTTGCCCGCGCCCGACGGCGCGACAACCATGAACAGGTTGCCCGGATAGACGCCGGCGTACGGATTGCGTTTGGCTTCGGTCATGCTGGTGAGACTCCCGTATTACTCCAGGTTTTGTACTTGTTCGCGCATCTGTTCGATGAGCAGCTTGAGCGTCATCGACGAATCGGCGAGTTCTTTCGCGGCCGCCTTCGAGCCGAGCGTGTTCGCTTCGCGGTTCAGTTCCTGCATCATGAAGTCGAGACGCTTGCCGACCTTGCCGCCCTTCTGGATGACGTGGCGCGTCTCGTTCAGATGCGCAGTGAGGCGCGACAGTTCTTCGGCGATGTCGATGCGAATGCCGTACATCGTCACTTCCTGACGGATGCGCTCGGCGATCTCTTCGCGCGACACGATCGTCGCGGCCGTATCGGGCGCGGCGATGCCGAGCGCTTCCTGCAGACGCTCGACG
It encodes the following:
- the rpoZ gene encoding DNA-directed RNA polymerase subunit omega translates to MARITVEDCLKQIPNRFELALAATYRARQLAQGHTPKIESRDKPTVVALREIAAGQVGVEMLKKVPV
- the gmk gene encoding guanylate kinase, which gives rise to MTEAKRNPYAGVYPGNLFMVVAPSGAGKSTLVNALLASDAAIRLSISYTTRQPRPKEQDGEHYHFTTVEDFLQRHDAGEFLESAEVHGNYYATSRVWIEEQMKSGHDVLLEIDWQGAQQVKKQFRNAVEIFILPPSLEALEERLKKRGQDEPNVITRRLLAAGSEMAHAAEAEYVVINENFDRALAELQCLVSATRSRFASQYARHTDLFMQLGIHLPHA